The following proteins are co-located in the Clostridiales bacterium genome:
- a CDS encoding lytic transglycosylase domain-containing protein, translated as MTGTRKKFVIFFIVLLFAAFAAKTVINHVYPVGYQDYIIKYSREYDIDPYLLTAIIKVESRFDKNAVSHKGAIGLMQLMEPTAFWIAESMGDENFTINDLYDPETNIKMGAWYVNNIRNEFGYTELVLAAYNAGRGNVASWIDGSLIASDGTDCSGIPYNETRKYIEKVLSNQDIYRILYDIS; from the coding sequence ATGACCGGAACCCGAAAGAAATTCGTTATATTTTTCATCGTTTTACTATTCGCAGCATTTGCTGCAAAGACAGTGATCAATCATGTTTATCCCGTTGGATATCAAGATTATATTATAAAATATTCCAGAGAATATGATATCGATCCCTATCTTTTAACGGCGATTATTAAGGTGGAAAGCAGATTTGATAAGAATGCTGTGTCGCACAAAGGAGCGATCGGCCTGATGCAGCTCATGGAGCCAACCGCTTTTTGGATCGCGGAGTCCATGGGGGATGAGAACTTCACAATCAACGATCTTTATGATCCGGAAACAAATATAAAAATGGGAGCATGGTACGTCAACAACATTCGGAATGAATTCGGATATACTGAGCTTGTTCTCGCCGCATATAACGCGGGCAGGGGCAATGTGGCAAGCTGGATAGATGGCTCCCTCATCGCCAGTGATGGGACGGATTGCAGCGGGATACCATATAATGAAACGAGAAAATATATCGAAAAGGTTCTGTCAAATCAGGATATTTACAGAATACTGTATGATATCAGCTGA